In the genome of Chryseobacterium sp. 52, the window TCCTGGCAAAGAAAATTTCAATATCACCAAACTGTTTATCTGTAATACACATAATAGCTACTTTACCTGCCTTTGGCAACATAAATTTCACTCTTTTAATATGAACCTCGGCATTTTCACGGCTTGGACAATGTCTTACATACATCGAAAGCTGGAACAATGTAAAACCATCATCCAGCAAACCTTTCCTAAAGCGATTAGCGGATTGCATATTGGCTTTAGTTTCAGTCGGTAAATCATATAATACTAAAACCCACATAATACGGTATGCATTAAACCTTTCGGCATTCATATCAGTTGAGGATAAGAGATCAGACGTTTTTCTCCCGTATAACATTTATAAAGCGAAGAAGCAGTAGCTTTCACTGCAACCAATAATGGTCTCGTTTTTTCATCAATCAAAACATCCACCGTTGCAATTCTCAGTATATGGGCCTTAAACTCTTTAGAAAGATCATCCGAATTGGGATTCTGATTAAGCCATTGCATGACGAGAAAATCTATAAAAGGACGAAACGGCTCCATCAAATCATCGGCAAGACAATAAGGATTATATTTATTTTTATGAAAAATACCCAAAACAGGTAGAAGTCCGGTTTCTACAATTGACCTTGCAACAATACTTCTCAGAACCGAATATCCAAAATTAAAAAACGGGTTGGGTGAATCTCCAAAACGACCTCTTAAAAAATCCAGACTGATAAGGTATTTCCAGTAATGCTGTGCAGCAATTCCTTCCATATTGGTTATATCTCCACTTTTCACATTGCTCTGATAGGTTAGCATTGGTTCAAAATAGTTTCCGAGTTTTTTAAGAACTTCTTTCTGGTTTTCTATTTTACATTCTACTGTCTGCTTCCACAATTGTTTTTTGAGCGATTCACTAGCCTCCAGCTGGTCTTTTACACGATCCGAATGTTCCGTATGCCCATACAGCGGAAGCATTATCCCATGAGGAAGGTGATGGGCATCACAACTTATCACGACCACATTATTGCCCATCATTTTCTGAATCAGCTGATGTGAAATGGTGATTTGAAAATGATCCAGCATCAGCAGTCCCAGATCTTCCACCGGAACTTTTCCCTTGAGTTCACGCGAAGAAGGCTCCAAAATGTACATTTGTTCATCTTTGAGCTTTAGATAGGCAGGATTACCAATATAGATCGAACGGGTTATCATAGCTATATAATTTAATATTCCCCGACGTGTACAATTTTCCCTAAATGATTCAATCTTACTTTAACAATATTTCTTAGACCTTCAAGACTTTTTAATTGTACATAAGTAATATTTCGCAATTCTTTTCTTTCCTCCACAGTTGTTTCCAAATGATGCCTAAATACAAAATCTCTGACAAATGAATTTCCATAGCCCACTTTTGAAATTTTCTGAACTCTAAATAAATTTTTAGAAATGGCTGGTAAGTTTCTCTCGTCAAGTAGATCTATTTCGTTTGGAATAAAATCTTCATTTGGAAAAAGAAACATTTCATTCTGTTTTAATGTAAATAATAAACGGTATCCTTTCTCAGTATTATAATTTCTATCCACCACAGGTTGATTTTGACTGACTCTTTCCACAGCTTCATAAAATGACATCATCCTGTCATCAAGGTTTTCTTCAGGATCAACATAAACAGCTAAATGATGATTATTGCCCGTACTCACAAAATCTACCTGGATTTTATTTCCATTATCATCAAGCACTTCATGTCCAAAATGATCCTTCTTAAAATGTAACGATTTAACATTACTAACACCCGTAATACTAACCGTTTTAATTGAAATTCCTTTTTCCTTATTGAACCAGATGGGATCTTTTTCTAAATTGGAAAAGGCTTCTTTTGCATTTCCATTCCACTCATCCAGTCTTTTTTTCAAAAGTTCCTTAATACCCTGATCTATAATTTTTTCTAAACTCTTATAATCTTTAAAATTTTCGGGATTAACAGACTTTCTAATAGTATATACCGTATTATACCAGGCAAGAATCACTTTTTCAGGGACAATATCTTTTTTGTCATCATTTATACAGACAGGATTTTTAAGTATTGCATTTTTCCCTGCAAATGCTTTTTTAGGATCATTAGCATTATTTTCAAGTCTCTGTAAAAGTGCATTTTTATAATTCGTATTTTGCACTTTCATAATTGTTTCATAATCAAATTTAGCAGAAACTTTCTCCTCTTTAGTTTGTAAGATCTTCGCAGTTCCATAAATAGTTTCTTTATGAAGCTGCCCTCGAGGTGTAAGCTCAGTCTTTTTCACCATTCCTCCTTTTTTCTTAATTTTATTAATATTGGAAGTAACCACTTTATTCTTGGTCTTATGAGAAATTAATATCTCTTCGAGATGCTTTCTCGCAGTTTTACGAAAACCGGAAATTGGGGATTTGAACCTTCTTGTTTTAGAACCGTTCTTTTTCTCAACAACTTCTGTTATAAGGTTTTCAATAGCATAAATATTGGAGTGTTCTTTATGCTTTTCATCTTTTCTTGCATTCAAATAATTCAAATACTGAATATGATTATGAGTGGTAAAGGCAACAGTTAACGCATCCATTGCATGATGGCGATGATCGTTTCGTTTTGTCCAGTCCTTAATGACTTCTTTTTCTTCACCTTTGGAGTTTATTACTATTTCCGTTAATCCAAGCTTTCTGAATTTTTCAAGATTAAGTTCTTTCATCGTACTGACCAGATTCCAATCTTCACGGAGTTTATCAGTGATATTTCCTGAAGTAGACACCACAGAATTGGTAATTCCAAAGAGGGTTTCTCTGGCTTTTTTAGCTATATATTGAGTATCGCGTAAATCTCTTTCTATAAAACCTTCTCCAATTTCGGATATTTTTTTTTGTAGCTTTTCATATTTAGCTTTGGAAATATCTTTATTATCAAATAACTCCTTAATCATATTAAGAAAATGCTCTTCTCTATCCTTGCCTTTTCCTGAAATAAAATCATACGCTGTAAGATTTCCTTTGTCTAAATTTGCCTGTCTCGGAACCAATACTTTATTGGAAAAACTATCGTCAAAAAACCTTGACTGAGGAATAATATGGTCTATATCATATTTGTTCGTGAACAGATTTTCTCTTTCGATTTTTGTATTGGTATATAAATCTTTAAAACCATTATTCGAAAGCTCCAGATAGAGTTTGTACCGGATAATATCATTTCGTGAGGGGCTGGAAACATCAAATTCTTTTTTTAAGATTTCAGCATA includes:
- the cas2 gene encoding CRISPR-associated endonuclease Cas2, which gives rise to MNAERFNAYRIMWVLVLYDLPTETKANMQSANRFRKGLLDDGFTLFQLSMYVRHCPSRENAEVHIKRVKFMLPKAGKVAIMCITDKQFGDIEIFFARNKEEPPPTFQQLELF
- the cas1 gene encoding type II CRISPR-associated endonuclease Cas1 produces the protein MITRSIYIGNPAYLKLKDEQMYILEPSSRELKGKVPVEDLGLLMLDHFQITISHQLIQKMMGNNVVVISCDAHHLPHGIMLPLYGHTEHSDRVKDQLEASESLKKQLWKQTVECKIENQKEVLKKLGNYFEPMLTYQSNVKSGDITNMEGIAAQHYWKYLISLDFLRGRFGDSPNPFFNFGYSVLRSIVARSIVETGLLPVLGIFHKNKYNPYCLADDLMEPFRPFIDFLVMQWLNQNPNSDDLSKEFKAHILRIATVDVLIDEKTRPLLVAVKATASSLYKCYTGEKRLISYPQLI